Genomic DNA from Methanobacterium sp.:
TTCAAATTCTTTAATCAACATTTCTTCAAGTTTTGAATTTGTAAATTCTGGTTTTAAATCTATGAAAAGATCAATTTTTTCATTTCTCTCAAGGAGTGGAACTATTTCACCGCTTAAATCCAGTACCAGAGGACCTGAAATTCCAAAGTGAGTGAATATTATATTTCCATTATCAGATATTATTTTTCTTTTTCCATATTTAAATGTTAGAACAACATTTTCAAGAGTTATTCCCTTTAATTTCTTTACCCACCCCTCAGCTACATTTAATGGAACCAGTCCTGGTCTTAAGGCAGTAATTCTGTGACCTAATTTTTTAGCTATCTCCAAGCCTTCACCAGTAGAACCAGTAACAGGATACGAAACACCGCCTGTAGCTAATATAACTCTTTTAGCAGCTATATAGTTATTATTTCCCAAATCCAAACTGAAATAGCTTTTTTTAACTTTAATTTTGTTTAATCTGGTGTTGTAGTTTATTTTTACATTATTTTCAGATAAATACTCTTTTAAAGCTTTTATAATTGACGTTGATTTGTTTGAAACAGGGAAAACCTTTCCTTTTTCCTCCACCTTTAATTTTAAACCCTTAGAGTTAAAAAATGACATTAACTTTCTATTTGAAAATTTAACCAGTGCTGATCTTAAAAAAGAGCCCTTTTTGCCGAATTTTTTTAAGAATAAATCCAAAGGAGCCGTGTTTGTAACATTGCATCTGCTGCTACCTGTTATTTTAAGTTTTTTTCCTAAAGTGTCGTTTTTCTCTATTAAAATAACACTTTTTCCACGTTGTCCTGCCCTGATAGCTGCCATCATACCTGCTGGTCCTGCACCAACTACTGCTATGTCATGAAGTATCATAATATTCCAGTTCAAT
This window encodes:
- a CDS encoding aminoacetone oxidase family FAD-binding enzyme — encoded protein: MILHDIAVVGAGPAGMMAAIRAGQRGKSVILIEKNDTLGKKLKITGSSRCNVTNTAPLDLFLKKFGKKGSFLRSALVKFSNRKLMSFFNSKGLKLKVEEKGKVFPVSNKSTSIIKALKEYLSENNVKINYNTRLNKIKVKKSYFSLDLGNNNYIAAKRVILATGGVSYPVTGSTGEGLEIAKKLGHRITALRPGLVPLNVAEGWVKKLKGITLENVVLTFKYGKRKIISDNGNIIFTHFGISGPLVLDLSGEIVPLLERNEKIDLFIDLKPEFTNSKLEEMLIKEFEARGKTEFKNFMKLLVPNRMIPIFIELLEIDPKKKVNQVNRKERISIVNLLKAFPLTIISSLP